Proteins from a single region of Pseudopedobacter saltans DSM 12145:
- a CDS encoding uridine kinase family protein produces the protein MKDKPYIVGVAGGSGSGKTFFLNCFLNHFSPEEVCLISQDDYYFRVGANMTKEENKLHNFDLPTCFDIQKFESDIDKLMNFETVYMEEYTFNNDNLTPKILENKPAPILIIEGLFIYHFENIKPLFDYKIFIDAQTEVALERRLNRDLIERGYSEEDILYKWHNHVMPSYEQYLLPHRSSCDIVIDNSVNEISNILNVTDTISNNIRARLRIVK, from the coding sequence ATGAAAGATAAGCCGTACATTGTGGGAGTGGCCGGAGGTAGTGGGTCTGGCAAAACGTTTTTCTTAAATTGCTTTTTAAATCATTTCTCTCCGGAAGAAGTATGCCTGATTTCTCAGGATGACTACTATTTCCGCGTTGGAGCAAACATGACCAAAGAAGAGAATAAACTCCACAATTTTGACCTCCCTACTTGTTTTGATATTCAAAAATTCGAATCGGATATTGATAAGCTTATGAATTTCGAAACGGTATATATGGAAGAATATACTTTTAACAATGACAACCTAACACCTAAGATATTAGAGAATAAACCTGCCCCTATCCTAATCATAGAGGGTTTATTTATTTACCATTTCGAAAACATCAAACCATTATTTGATTATAAGATTTTTATTGATGCCCAAACAGAGGTCGCTTTAGAAAGACGACTCAATAGAGATTTAATCGAAAGGGGCTATTCTGAAGAGGATATTTTATATAAATGGCATAATCATGTCATGCCATCTTATGAGCAATATTTATTGCCGCACAGGTCTTCGTGTGATATTGTAATAGATAATTCTGTAAATGAAATTTCTAATATTCTAAACGTTACAGACACTA
- a CDS encoding LysM peptidoglycan-binding domain-containing protein — MDFNNNVPLGIGSVIKIPTEQDFSITKPPVVFTNRPGNNNNAQETPKTTTGGKKETTHVVQPKETLYAIASKYNMRVDDLKLLNNLSANNLNVGQTLKVLVNESVSIKPEVITNSQGKPEIVRNTPPPVQETPNKIRYVDSTDSSGDNLNIQRNRYGITEKNEKGIAVYINDENLGNAKSYALHSIAPIGTIVKITNPMTNRSVFAKVVGKYTENETTKDVIIVINKAVADALGALDKRFLVNITYGLPNER; from the coding sequence ATGGATTTTAATAACAATGTTCCTCTGGGAATTGGGTCGGTAATTAAAATACCTACAGAGCAAGACTTTTCAATAACTAAACCTCCGGTGGTTTTCACTAACAGGCCTGGCAACAATAATAATGCACAAGAGACACCTAAAACCACAACAGGCGGCAAAAAAGAAACTACACACGTTGTACAACCCAAAGAAACTTTATATGCTATTGCCAGCAAATACAATATGCGTGTAGACGACTTAAAGTTGTTGAATAACTTATCGGCAAATAATCTTAACGTTGGACAAACTTTAAAAGTTTTAGTTAACGAATCTGTTAGCATTAAGCCAGAGGTAATAACCAATAGCCAGGGCAAACCAGAAATCGTAAGAAACACTCCTCCACCTGTGCAGGAGACACCTAATAAAATCAGGTATGTAGATTCTACAGACTCTTCCGGCGACAACCTTAACATACAAAGAAACAGATACGGCATTACAGAAAAAAATGAAAAAGGTATCGCTGTATATATCAATGACGAAAATTTGGGAAATGCCAAAAGCTATGCTTTGCACAGCATCGCCCCTATCGGAACGATTGTAAAGATCACCAATCCGATGACGAACAGAAGTGTTTTTGCCAAAGTTGTCGGGAAATATACAGAGAACGAAACTACAAAAGACGTAATCATAGTTATCAATAAAGCTGTTGCAGATGCTTTAGGTGCTTTAGATAAACGCTTTTTGGTAAATATAACTTACGGATTACCTAATGAAAGATAA
- a CDS encoding DUF4905 domain-containing protein codes for MLNKDTFKQLISETVKGIIWKIVLDDEEQILLVESRTDTKEVYFYAYDFKKSQFLMKDKVFEEKWLIGISGIYKTTAYFYQFENEFSPARKGIIAFDLRNQNILWENYNYVLENISYKGILAFNSRIQPRRFELLDPETGLLLKNVKQEEISEYPTIINKIQIPDSHFSEEITQCYQELKINDLDIRSGYKKQENTINHILEIYREGNLIFTDYLAKDIQKVSPDTFFVWFNRLVYIKDKSEIVVYLL; via the coding sequence ATGCTCAATAAAGATACATTTAAGCAGCTAATCTCTGAAACAGTAAAGGGAATTATATGGAAAATTGTTTTAGATGACGAAGAGCAGATCCTACTTGTAGAAAGCCGAACAGATACCAAAGAAGTTTATTTCTATGCCTACGACTTTAAAAAAAGCCAATTTCTGATGAAGGATAAGGTTTTTGAGGAAAAATGGCTTATTGGCATTTCCGGAATTTATAAAACCACAGCTTACTTTTACCAATTCGAAAACGAATTTAGTCCCGCCAGAAAAGGCATTATTGCATTTGACCTCCGTAATCAAAATATACTTTGGGAAAACTATAACTATGTACTCGAGAATATTTCTTACAAAGGAATATTAGCTTTTAATTCCAGAATACAGCCTCGAAGGTTTGAACTACTGGATCCCGAAACAGGATTGTTACTAAAAAACGTAAAGCAGGAAGAAATTTCAGAATATCCCACAATAATTAATAAAATCCAGATTCCGGATTCTCATTTCAGTGAGGAAATAACCCAATGCTATCAAGAGCTAAAAATCAACGATTTAGACATCAGATCTGGATATAAAAAGCAAGAAAACACCATCAATCATATACTGGAAATCTACAGGGAAGGTAATTTAATTTTTACCGATTATCTTGCTAAAGATATACAAAAAGTATCCCCCGATACGTTCTTTGTATGGTTCAACAGACTGGTTTACATTAAGGACAAATCAGAAATTGTTGTTTATTTATTATAA
- a CDS encoding NfeD family protein yields the protein MKRILYLICFLLFQQTLNAQTKVYQFEIKDEINPATWRIAKKAIANSKADKAEVLLLELNTFGGMLDYADSIRTALLNSDIKTIVFINNNAASAGALISLACDKIYMHRGASIGAASVVNGSGEVLPEKYQSFMRGLMRTTAETKGRDPQIAEGFVDPDIEIPGVKPKGKVLTFTTSEALAHKFCDGEANSIKEVLQKEGINQPDIHTFVPSVLDKIIGILLTPAISGLLILLIIGGIYFELQTPGIGFALIVSIVSALLFFAPLYLEGLADNWEIVIFVLGVIFLILEIFLIPGFGIFGILGIIFMISGLALSLVTNDFFDFNVSSGERLVNAFLLVIGSVIGSIVLSVIFGGNILKSKVFKRLVLTDEQKAGHGYQVNKPSMELIGKQGFAKTALRPSGKIDIDGIWYDAVSNDGFIDSGIPIIVNKIENYNVIVKRLNS from the coding sequence ATGAAAAGGATATTATACTTGATTTGCTTTTTATTGTTTCAACAAACTTTAAATGCACAAACTAAGGTTTACCAATTTGAAATAAAAGACGAGATTAACCCGGCTACCTGGAGGATTGCAAAGAAAGCGATAGCCAATTCAAAAGCAGATAAAGCGGAGGTACTATTACTGGAACTGAATACTTTTGGCGGAATGTTGGATTATGCAGATTCAATCCGTACAGCATTGCTCAATTCAGATATAAAGACTATTGTCTTTATTAATAATAACGCAGCATCTGCGGGTGCATTAATTTCTTTGGCTTGTGATAAGATATACATGCACAGAGGAGCAAGTATTGGTGCTGCCAGTGTAGTTAACGGAAGTGGAGAAGTGCTGCCGGAAAAATATCAATCTTTTATGAGAGGGTTAATGAGGACAACGGCCGAAACAAAGGGCCGCGATCCCCAAATAGCGGAAGGTTTTGTTGATCCGGATATAGAAATCCCGGGAGTAAAGCCAAAAGGTAAGGTATTAACCTTTACTACATCCGAAGCACTGGCTCATAAGTTCTGCGATGGAGAAGCAAACTCTATAAAAGAAGTATTACAAAAGGAAGGCATAAATCAGCCTGACATACACACCTTTGTTCCATCAGTTCTGGATAAAATTATTGGTATATTACTTACACCAGCAATTTCCGGTTTATTGATATTGCTGATTATAGGTGGAATATATTTCGAATTACAAACCCCCGGTATTGGTTTTGCGCTCATTGTTTCCATTGTATCGGCCTTGTTATTTTTCGCTCCGCTTTATCTGGAAGGACTTGCTGATAATTGGGAAATCGTAATTTTTGTATTGGGAGTCATATTTCTCATTTTAGAAATATTCCTGATTCCGGGCTTTGGGATTTTTGGTATATTGGGAATCATATTTATGATTAGTGGCCTGGCATTAAGTCTGGTTACAAATGATTTTTTTGATTTTAACGTAAGTTCTGGAGAAAGACTTGTGAATGCATTTTTGTTGGTAATAGGTTCTGTAATTGGGTCTATTGTTTTGTCGGTAATTTTTGGAGGAAACATTTTAAAATCGAAGGTTTTTAAAAGATTAGTCCTGACGGATGAACAGAAAGCCGGACATGGCTATCAGGTAAATAAACCGTCGATGGAATTGATAGGTAAACAAGGCTTTGCTAAAACTGCTTTAAGACCTTCTGGTAAAATAGATATCGATGGCATATGGTATGATGCGGTTTCTAATGACGGTTTTATTGATAGCGGTATTCCAATAATTGTAAACAAAATAGAGAACTACAACGTTATAGTTAAAAGACTAAATTCATAA
- a CDS encoding Dps family protein produces MATNKIGLNDKEVVELVDLLNDLLANYQIHYQKLRGCHWNVRGNDFFTLHLKFEELYNNAQLTIDELAERVLTLGKSPHSTYANYIKVSKIKEINTEGLAPNKMVDAILEDYKVLLDLEREIIETASENVNDEGTADMITGFVKFQEKTSWMLRAYNGNK; encoded by the coding sequence ATGGCAACAAATAAAATAGGACTTAACGACAAAGAGGTTGTAGAACTTGTAGATTTATTAAACGATTTATTGGCAAATTATCAAATACATTATCAAAAATTACGTGGATGTCATTGGAATGTGAGAGGAAATGACTTCTTTACATTGCATCTTAAATTCGAAGAATTATATAACAATGCTCAATTAACAATAGACGAATTGGCTGAACGTGTATTAACACTGGGTAAATCTCCGCATAGCACTTATGCAAATTATATCAAGGTATCTAAAATTAAAGAAATTAATACAGAAGGGCTGGCTCCAAATAAGATGGTGGATGCTATACTTGAAGATTATAAGGTATTGTTGGATTTAGAGAGAGAAATCATAGAAACGGCATCCGAGAATGTAAACGATGAAGGTACAGCCGATATGATTACCGGATTTGTAAAGTTTCAGGAAAAAACCAGTTGGATGCTTAGAGCCTACAACGGTAATAAATAA
- a CDS encoding Uma2 family endonuclease, producing MKQTKPYNTFGESPVEKLEDLDLSLTYNYSNYLNWFFSDRVELLKGKIFKMSPAPSRYHQQVSGKVFVALAVYLKNKSCKIYAAPFDVRFPKDSKADKDIYTVLQPDICVICDLAKLDDRGCIGAPDIVVEILSPGNNKKELLNKYKIYEEFGVKEYWIVSPSEKTFFKYTLGADEKYKPSRLFTLSEEITSDILAGFKLNLDDVFED from the coding sequence ATGAAACAAACCAAGCCATACAATACGTTTGGGGAAAGTCCAGTAGAAAAGCTGGAAGACCTGGACTTGTCATTGACTTATAATTATTCCAATTATTTAAATTGGTTTTTTAGCGATAGAGTAGAACTCTTAAAGGGAAAAATATTCAAAATGAGCCCTGCGCCTTCCAGATACCATCAACAGGTTTCGGGTAAGGTATTTGTTGCTCTTGCAGTATATCTGAAAAATAAATCTTGTAAGATTTATGCCGCTCCTTTTGATGTACGTTTCCCAAAAGATAGTAAAGCAGATAAGGATATTTATACCGTTTTGCAACCTGATATATGTGTAATATGCGATTTGGCTAAGTTGGATGACAGGGGTTGTATAGGTGCTCCGGATATTGTGGTTGAAATACTTTCTCCTGGAAACAATAAAAAAGAACTGCTAAATAAATACAAAATATATGAAGAATTTGGAGTGAAAGAATATTGGATTGTAAGTCCATCAGAAAAGACTTTCTTTAAATACACTTTGGGCGCTGATGAAAAATATAAGCCATCCCGCTTGTTTACCTTAAGTGAAGAAATAACTTCTGATATTCTGGCAGGGTTTAAATTAAATCTGGATGATGTTTTTGAAGACTAA
- a CDS encoding OmpP1/FadL family transporter has protein sequence MKLTNILGLLLVAGASSQQAFAQYEGDALKFSGTESSTTARFGALGGQQTSMGGDLSSIYGNPAGLGMFSRSEFAFTVGLNNYKNKSEFLGQSTSSSVFNPTINNIGIVFHSPVSKFGDNTKKGLVAVNYGIGYQKNNFFKNKIRFSGVTFENGLGDYLAEAANRDGASDPEKLSDNIVYGGWQGYLFDQDNTGKYAPNTYSDGDQNMNILRSGGQSNLDLSFGLNFGNNVYVGAGVGIASLNYKSQETLNESSLFADNGSPYNVDFLKSYNTEGSGVNFKIGAILKPVNELRLGLSLETPTYYDLTDTYYERIDFLNTFNTSVSQDQDFNFNYNLRTPLKLNGGISYIFGQKGFISADVNFVDYSTIKFTSNESATDRNVNNYIQNNYKDVVNFGVGAEYKVSNEFAVRAGYRHMGDPYVKSSVDNSVNRYSGGFGYRVGNYSIDAAVMVYDNKDGYSAYTLSGGNEPYADITKTTTRVSLTFGARF, from the coding sequence ATGAAATTAACAAATATATTAGGGTTATTATTGGTTGCGGGGGCCTCTTCACAGCAGGCTTTTGCACAATATGAAGGAGATGCGCTAAAGTTTTCTGGAACTGAAAGCAGTACAACTGCCCGATTTGGGGCTTTAGGTGGGCAACAAACATCAATGGGAGGCGATTTAAGTTCTATTTACGGTAACCCTGCGGGGCTAGGTATGTTTAGCAGGTCTGAATTTGCTTTTACCGTAGGGCTAAATAATTACAAAAACAAATCTGAATTTTTAGGCCAATCTACCTCTAGCTCTGTGTTTAACCCCACTATAAACAATATTGGGATTGTATTCCATTCTCCGGTTTCTAAATTTGGAGATAATACAAAAAAAGGATTAGTAGCTGTTAATTACGGTATTGGCTATCAGAAAAATAATTTTTTCAAGAATAAGATTCGGTTTTCTGGTGTAACTTTTGAAAATGGTTTAGGAGATTACTTAGCCGAAGCTGCCAATAGGGATGGCGCTTCTGATCCGGAAAAATTATCAGACAATATCGTTTACGGAGGTTGGCAAGGTTATTTATTTGATCAAGATAATACTGGCAAATACGCACCAAATACTTATAGTGATGGAGACCAGAACATGAATATTTTGAGATCGGGAGGACAATCAAATTTAGATCTATCGTTTGGTTTGAATTTTGGGAATAATGTTTACGTGGGAGCTGGGGTCGGAATTGCGTCTTTAAATTATAAATCGCAGGAAACATTAAACGAGTCCAGTTTATTTGCTGATAATGGATCTCCGTATAATGTCGATTTTTTAAAATCTTATAATACTGAAGGTTCAGGTGTAAACTTTAAAATTGGCGCTATTTTAAAGCCTGTTAACGAACTAAGACTAGGTCTTTCGCTGGAAACTCCAACTTATTATGATTTAACAGATACTTATTACGAAAGGATAGATTTTTTAAACACCTTTAATACTTCTGTATCTCAGGATCAAGACTTTAACTTCAATTACAATCTAAGAACACCTTTAAAATTAAATGGTGGTATCTCTTATATATTTGGTCAAAAAGGTTTTATAAGTGCTGATGTTAATTTTGTAGACTATTCAACCATAAAATTCACTTCCAATGAATCAGCTACCGACAGAAATGTTAACAACTACATTCAAAACAATTACAAAGATGTAGTGAACTTTGGTGTTGGTGCAGAATATAAAGTAAGCAACGAATTTGCTGTTAGAGCGGGTTACCGTCATATGGGAGATCCTTATGTTAAAAGTAGTGTTGATAATTCTGTAAACAGATATTCTGGTGGCTTTGGCTATAGAGTAGGAAATTACTCTATTGATGCTGCTGTAATGGTTTATGATAACAAAGATGGTTATAGTGCATATACATTAAGTGGGGGAAATGAGCCTTACGCAGATATTACAAAAACAACAACCAGAGTTTCTTTAACTTTTGGAGCGAGATTTTAA